In a single window of the Streptomyces cinnabarinus genome:
- a CDS encoding SPFH domain-containing protein, whose protein sequence is MDPVVILALVAVLVVVFLVAATVRIVPQARRYNVERFGRYRRTLQPGLNLVLPVADRINTKLDVREQVYSSDPRPVITEDNLVVNIDTVLYYQITDPRAAAYEVADYLQAIDQLTVTTLRNVIGSMDLEETLTSREEINSRLRAVLDDATGKWGIRVNRVEIKAIDPPATIKEAMEKQMRAERDKRAAILHAEGERQAKILTAEGTRQKDILEAQGAQQAMILRADGEAKAVELVFQAVHRNNADPKVLAYKYLETLPHLAGSDNNTFWVIPGELTEAVRTVTRAFGDQSAEAPPSTAHPAQASAADTDDKSDQDRTPELDAGWTVSLDAAAAADEAGKQAAAAVSDAKAEAEAAKSPQTSRGGQRSGE, encoded by the coding sequence GTGGATCCCGTTGTCATCCTCGCCCTGGTAGCGGTCCTTGTCGTCGTGTTCCTGGTGGCCGCCACCGTGCGGATCGTCCCGCAGGCGCGCCGCTACAACGTCGAGCGGTTCGGCCGCTACCGCCGGACGCTGCAACCCGGCCTGAACCTGGTGCTGCCGGTGGCGGACCGCATCAACACCAAACTCGACGTGCGAGAGCAGGTCTATTCGTCCGACCCCAGGCCGGTGATCACCGAGGACAACCTCGTGGTGAACATCGACACCGTGCTCTACTACCAGATCACCGACCCGCGGGCGGCGGCCTACGAGGTCGCCGACTACCTGCAGGCGATCGATCAGCTCACCGTGACCACGCTGCGGAATGTCATCGGCAGCATGGATCTGGAGGAGACACTCACCTCGCGTGAGGAGATCAACTCCCGGCTCCGCGCGGTCCTGGACGACGCCACCGGCAAGTGGGGCATCAGGGTCAACCGCGTCGAGATCAAGGCCATCGACCCACCGGCCACCATCAAGGAAGCGATGGAGAAGCAGATGCGGGCCGAGCGTGACAAACGCGCGGCCATCCTGCACGCCGAAGGGGAGCGGCAAGCCAAGATCCTCACGGCGGAGGGCACGAGGCAGAAGGACATCCTGGAGGCCCAAGGCGCCCAACAGGCCATGATCTTGCGGGCGGACGGCGAGGCAAAGGCAGTGGAACTCGTCTTCCAGGCCGTCCACCGCAACAACGCCGACCCGAAGGTCCTCGCCTACAAGTACCTTGAGACGCTCCCGCACTTGGCGGGCAGCGACAACAACACGTTCTGGGTGATCCCGGGGGAGCTGACCGAGGCGGTGCGGACCGTCACCCGAGCGTTCGGCGACCAGTCGGCGGAGGCACCTCCCTCAACCGCGCACCCTGCGCAAGCGTCCGCCGCCGACACCGACGACAAGTCGGACCAGGACCGGACTCCGGAACTCGACGCCGGCTGGACCGTTTCCCTCGACGCCGCCGCGGCGGCCGACGAGGCCGGGAAACAGGCCGCCGCCGCGGTGAGCGACGCGAAGGCGGAGGCCGAGGCGGCGAAGTCGCCTCAGACGTCGAGAGGGGGGCAGAGATCGGGCGAATGA
- a CDS encoding NfeD family protein produces the protein MPWFVWLLAAAALGAAEFFTLTLVFGLLAGAALVAAVVAGVGVGLLGQLVALGVTAAAGLLIARPVAMRHIAQQPLTYEGSDALIGKRAEVIQEVTATHGLIKLSGEEWSARALDESLVIPVGALVDVMEIEGATAIVYPRELLP, from the coding sequence ATGCCGTGGTTCGTATGGCTGCTCGCCGCCGCGGCACTGGGTGCCGCGGAGTTTTTCACCTTGACGCTGGTCTTCGGGTTGCTGGCGGGCGCGGCGCTGGTTGCCGCCGTAGTCGCTGGTGTGGGGGTCGGCCTCCTCGGCCAGCTTGTGGCTCTCGGGGTGACAGCGGCAGCGGGCCTGCTGATCGCTCGCCCCGTCGCGATGCGGCATATAGCGCAACAACCGCTCACGTACGAGGGCAGCGACGCCCTGATCGGCAAGCGGGCCGAGGTCATTCAGGAGGTCACCGCGACCCACGGGCTCATCAAACTGTCCGGCGAGGAATGGTCGGCCCGCGCCTTGGACGAAAGCCTTGTCATCCCGGTGGGAGCGCTGGTGGATGTCATGGAGATCGAAGGCGCCACGGCCATCGTCTACCCCCGAGAACTCCTTCCGTGA
- a CDS encoding GNAT family N-acetyltransferase, which translates to MTELGPVAWPPAPIKTERLVLREPEARDRAAFIELLASPEVNAYVGGPRPRDELEHEMPEVPQRWPGSFVVDLDGVMIGQILLRRATGHRRPAAAGKADLGYLFLPRTWGFGYAAEACAAALDWLEGVLPAEPVVLTTQTANVASMRLAAKLGFTEVERFRAWDAEQWLGQRSPATTST; encoded by the coding sequence ATGACTGAACTCGGACCGGTCGCCTGGCCGCCTGCCCCGATCAAGACCGAGCGACTTGTGCTCCGTGAGCCCGAGGCGCGGGACCGTGCGGCGTTCATCGAGCTGCTCGCCTCGCCGGAAGTGAACGCCTACGTCGGCGGTCCCCGCCCGCGTGACGAGCTGGAGCACGAGATGCCTGAGGTGCCCCAGCGGTGGCCCGGGAGCTTCGTCGTTGATCTCGACGGGGTGATGATCGGCCAGATCCTGCTCAGAAGGGCCACCGGGCACCGCCGCCCGGCTGCCGCGGGGAAGGCCGATCTCGGCTATCTGTTCCTGCCGCGGACATGGGGATTCGGGTACGCCGCCGAGGCGTGCGCGGCGGCACTCGATTGGTTGGAGGGCGTCCTTCCCGCCGAGCCGGTGGTGCTCACCACCCAGACCGCCAACGTCGCCTCGATGCGCCTAGCGGCGAAGCTGGGGTTCACCGAGGTCGAGCGGTTCCGAGCCTGGGACGCCGAGCAGTGGCTCGGCCAGCGGTCCCCGGCCACGACGTCCACATGA
- a CDS encoding aldo/keto reductase — protein MHRPEEEDTDFDETLGTLSDLVRQGKVRYLGTSTFPPSRIVEGQWTAEKRGRERVVPEQPPYSILTRGVEAEVLPVAQRYGLAVIPWSPLAGGWLTGRYRTGRPQPESSRAARQPGRFDVDSAESAAKLEAVEALAVLAEQAGITLIELALNFVLAHPAVTAPIIGPRTLSQLEEQLGAADSPLPPDVLDEIDKIVPPGTTLSARDAGYVPPGLHDTTARRRIGN, from the coding sequence GTGCACCGCCCGGAGGAGGAGGACACGGACTTCGACGAGACGCTCGGCACGCTCTCCGATCTCGTCCGTCAGGGCAAGGTCCGCTACCTCGGCACCTCCACGTTCCCTCCGTCCCGGATCGTCGAGGGGCAGTGGACCGCGGAGAAGCGGGGCCGCGAGCGGGTGGTGCCCGAGCAGCCGCCGTACTCGATCCTTACCCGCGGCGTGGAGGCCGAGGTTCTCCCGGTGGCGCAGCGGTACGGGCTGGCGGTGATTCCGTGGAGCCCGCTCGCCGGTGGCTGGCTGACGGGGCGCTACCGAACGGGCCGACCCCAGCCGGAGTCCAGCCGAGCGGCCCGTCAGCCGGGACGCTTCGACGTCGACAGCGCGGAGAGCGCGGCCAAACTGGAGGCCGTCGAGGCGCTCGCCGTCCTGGCCGAGCAGGCCGGGATCACCCTGATCGAGCTCGCCCTCAACTTCGTCCTCGCACACCCGGCGGTCACCGCGCCGATCATCGGCCCGCGCACGCTGTCCCAGCTGGAGGAGCAGTTGGGCGCGGCGGACAGCCCGCTGCCGCCGGACGTGCTGGACGAGATCGACAAGATCGTCCCGCCCGGTACCACCCTCTCGGCGCGAGACGCGGGGTATGTCCCGCCGGGCCTGCACGACACGACAGCCCGACGGCGGATCGGCAACTGA
- a CDS encoding RNA-guided endonuclease InsQ/TnpB family protein yields MATERAQERRQFGHRARLALTPAQIRLIDAQAHAARTTWNLLHDWWTMLPKGRRTLAAADAAIRQARRDIDWLAALPAQAAQAVLKTYFQAWKNCWDGRAEAPNFKARFRTVMSVDVPQGRDLQIKRVHRRWGMVNIPKIGRVRFRWTKDLPIGKAASTDNKITGARLVKDALGWHIAFRVQTLATVPEPHTGPEVGIDAGVNIPLALSDGHHQDHGRPARLPDGTADRDKWLNLDEKARLLRLEQRAAHRKSFRKPGQKTSSRLKRTYDQIASLRATAKRRASDWQHQTTTHLARTYGVIVVEKLDIPNMVKSARGTIENPGKNVAQKSGLNRSISQEAWGRTVTMLTYKAARHGGTVHKVPAPGTSRRCSMCGFTTPGSRQSQAVFVCKNEGCGWSDNADHNAARNILHLYRMGHALVPAAGRAVARRPRGVKPATAR; encoded by the coding sequence GTGGCAACGGAACGTGCGCAGGAGAGGCGGCAGTTCGGGCACCGCGCCCGGCTGGCACTGACCCCTGCACAGATCCGGCTCATCGACGCCCAGGCGCACGCCGCCCGTACGACGTGGAACCTCCTGCACGACTGGTGGACGATGCTGCCGAAGGGCAGGCGCACGCTTGCCGCGGCGGACGCCGCGATCCGCCAGGCCCGCAGGGACATCGACTGGCTCGCGGCCCTTCCCGCCCAGGCCGCCCAGGCGGTGTTGAAGACGTACTTCCAGGCGTGGAAGAACTGCTGGGACGGCCGGGCCGAAGCGCCGAACTTCAAGGCCCGTTTCCGCACGGTGATGAGCGTGGACGTCCCGCAAGGCCGCGACCTTCAGATCAAGCGCGTGCACCGCCGCTGGGGCATGGTCAACATCCCCAAGATCGGCCGCGTCCGCTTCCGCTGGACCAAAGACCTCCCCATCGGCAAGGCCGCCAGCACCGACAACAAGATCACCGGCGCCCGGCTGGTCAAGGACGCGCTCGGCTGGCACATCGCCTTCCGCGTCCAGACCCTCGCCACCGTGCCCGAGCCGCACACCGGTCCCGAGGTCGGCATCGACGCCGGAGTCAACATCCCCCTGGCCCTGTCCGACGGCCACCACCAGGACCACGGTCGCCCCGCCCGCCTCCCGGACGGCACGGCCGACCGGGACAAGTGGCTCAACCTCGACGAAAAGGCCAGGCTGCTCCGCCTGGAACAGCGGGCCGCGCACCGCAAGAGCTTCCGCAAGCCGGGCCAGAAAACCTCCAGCCGGCTGAAGCGGACCTACGACCAGATCGCAAGCCTGCGCGCGACAGCCAAGCGCAGGGCGAGTGACTGGCAGCACCAGACCACCACCCACCTTGCCCGCACCTACGGCGTGATCGTGGTGGAAAAACTGGACATCCCGAACATGGTCAAGAGTGCCAGAGGCACCATCGAGAACCCAGGGAAGAACGTCGCCCAGAAGTCCGGCCTCAACCGCTCCATCAGCCAGGAGGCGTGGGGACGCACCGTGACGATGCTGACGTACAAGGCCGCCCGCCACGGCGGCACCGTGCACAAGGTTCCCGCCCCCGGTACCTCCCGGCGCTGCTCGATGTGCGGCTTCACCACACCGGGCAGCCGGCAGTCCCAGGCCGTGTTCGTATGCAAGAACGAAGGCTGCGGCTGGTCCGACAACGCGGACCACAACGCCGCACGGAACATCCTGCACCTGTACCGGATGGGCCACGCGCTCGTCCCGGCTGCCGGAAGGGCAGTCGCCAGGCGCCCCCGCGGCGTCAAGCCCGCCACCGCAAGGTAG
- the tnpA gene encoding IS200/IS605 family transposase, whose translation MSPRWNPNPDVRTGRHVVYNLHVHLVFVTKYRRGAMTGEMLTRCEEIMREVCEDFEAELKQFNGEEDHVHLLVHYPPKVQLSKLVNSLKGVSSRYLRKEYDAHVRRYLWGGHFWSGSYFAGSCGGAPLTVVRQYIENQQRPV comes from the coding sequence ATGTCACCGCGCTGGAATCCAAATCCCGATGTACGCACCGGCCGTCACGTCGTCTACAACCTTCATGTCCACTTGGTATTCGTCACCAAGTACCGGCGCGGGGCCATGACAGGCGAGATGCTGACGCGCTGCGAAGAGATCATGCGAGAGGTCTGCGAGGACTTCGAGGCTGAACTGAAGCAGTTCAACGGCGAAGAGGACCACGTCCACCTGCTCGTGCACTACCCGCCCAAAGTCCAGCTCTCCAAGCTGGTCAACTCCCTCAAGGGCGTCTCCTCCCGCTACCTGCGCAAGGAGTACGACGCTCACGTCCGCCGCTACCTGTGGGGCGGCCACTTCTGGTCCGGCTCCTACTTCGCCGGAAGCTGTGGCGGGGCGCCACTGACCGTCGTTCGCCAGTA